A single Primulina eburnea isolate SZY01 chromosome 11, ASM2296580v1, whole genome shotgun sequence DNA region contains:
- the LOC140805443 gene encoding secreted RxLR effector protein 161-like has protein sequence MSNGVTISKSMCPKTNEEIETMSRIPYASAIGSIMYGMIYTWPDIAFALSVAGRYQSNSGPLHWKEVNDILKYLRRTKNLFLVYGSGELKMEGYTDYSFQSNVDDSKSTSGFVVNCEFHIS, from the exons ATGTCTAATGGTGTGACTatatccaagtctatgtgccCTAAGACTAATGAAGAGATAGAAACCATGAGCCGCATTCCGTATGCATCCGCCATAGGCAGtattatgtatggtatgatatatACTTGGCCTGATATTGCATTTGCACTGAGTGTTGCAGGCAGATATCAGTCGAATTCCGGTCCACTGCATTGGAAAGAAGTGAAcgacattcttaagtacttgagaagaactaagaaTTTGTTCTTGGTTTACGGGAGTGGAGAACTAAAAATGGAAGGCTATACTGATTATAGCTTTCAATCCAATGTGGATGATTCAAAATCGAcctctggattt gtCGTTAATTGTGAATTTCATATTAGCTGA